In the Muricauda sp. MAR_2010_75 genome, one interval contains:
- a CDS encoding LytTR family DNA-binding domain-containing protein has translation MELQAIIVEDEANSREILRNYLAKYCENIKLLGEAAHIEEGITLIQKHQPDVVFLDVEMPFGNAFDLLDKIPDRSFEAIFVTAYNQYAMDALNHHAAYYLMKPINIDELVKAVEYVRVIKEKENALEGQVLKITSMKAEGKITLPQQDGFQVLEVGDIFFCKADDNYTEIYLEHKKIVVSKTLKYFEEALQQYAFARIHKSYLVNVAEVVKYKKGKGGSVILSNGKELSVSASKKAELLSYFQ, from the coding sequence ATGGAGCTACAGGCAATCATAGTTGAGGATGAGGCGAATAGCCGCGAGATCCTTCGGAATTATCTCGCCAAATACTGTGAAAACATAAAGTTGTTGGGTGAAGCGGCCCATATTGAAGAAGGAATTACCCTGATTCAAAAGCACCAACCCGATGTGGTTTTTTTGGATGTGGAAATGCCCTTTGGCAATGCATTCGACCTGTTGGACAAGATTCCGGACCGCAGCTTTGAGGCCATTTTTGTCACAGCCTACAACCAATATGCCATGGATGCCCTTAATCATCATGCCGCCTATTATTTAATGAAACCCATTAACATTGATGAATTGGTGAAGGCGGTGGAATATGTAAGGGTAATTAAGGAAAAAGAGAATGCCTTGGAAGGGCAGGTGCTGAAAATTACTTCGATGAAGGCGGAGGGAAAGATTACCTTACCACAACAAGATGGATTTCAGGTTTTGGAAGTGGGCGATATCTTTTTCTGTAAAGCCGACGATAATTATACCGAAATCTATCTGGAGCACAAGAAGATTGTGGTGAGCAAGACCCTTAAGTATTTTGAAGAGGCCCTCCAGCAGTATGCTTTTGCCAGAATCCATAAATCCTATTTGGTAAATGTGGCCGAAGTGGTCAAGTACAAAAAAGGGAAAGGGGGCAGTGTAATCCTTTCCAATGGCAAGGAGCTGTCTGTTTCTGCTTCCAAAAAGGCTGAACTTTTATCGTATTTTCAATAA
- a CDS encoding gamma carbonic anhydrase family protein, with the protein MILKPVRGKSPEIGKDCFIAENATIVGEVTMGDQCSVWFNAVIRGDVHYIKMGNKVNVQDGAVIHCTYQKSPTNIGNNVSIGHNAIVHGCTLKDNVLVGMGSIIMDDCVVESNSIIAAGAVVTKGTHVETGSIYAGMPAKKIKDISPELSSGEIDRIANNYVTYSSWFKED; encoded by the coding sequence ATGATACTCAAACCCGTCAGGGGGAAATCCCCAGAAATAGGAAAAGACTGTTTTATAGCTGAAAACGCTACCATTGTGGGCGAAGTAACCATGGGCGACCAATGCAGTGTATGGTTCAATGCCGTGATCCGTGGCGATGTACATTACATAAAAATGGGAAACAAGGTCAATGTGCAGGATGGTGCCGTAATCCATTGTACCTATCAAAAATCACCCACCAACATTGGCAATAACGTTTCCATAGGCCACAACGCCATTGTGCACGGCTGTACCCTCAAGGACAATGTTCTGGTGGGCATGGGCAGTATTATTATGGACGATTGTGTGGTGGAGAGCAATTCCATCATCGCGGCCGGAGCGGTGGTGACCAAAGGCACCCATGTGGAGACGGGCAGCATTTATGCGGGCATGCCCGCCAAAAAAATCAAGGATATCAGTCCAGAATTGAGCTCGGGGGAGATAGATCGTATTGCCAATAATTATGTGACCTATTCCAGTTGGTTCAAAGAAGACTAA
- the fabD gene encoding ACP S-malonyltransferase: MNAYIFPGQGAQFVGMGLDLYENHSQAQELFEQANEILGFSITDTMFEGTPEDLKQTKVTQPAIFLHSVVLSKVLGDSFKSDMVAGHSLGEFSALVANGTLNFEDGLKLVSQRALAMQKACEIKPSTMAAVLGLDDAVVEKICEEVEGIVVPANYNCPGQLVISGEVDAVNIACEKLKEAGARRALLLPVGGAFHSPLMEPAREELAAAIEATQFSEPSCPIYQNVTTTAVSNADEIKKNLILQLTAPVKWTQSVQQMVKDGAKSFVEVGPGKVLQGLVKKINPNSETSSAEVS; this comes from the coding sequence ATGAACGCATATATTTTTCCAGGACAAGGTGCACAATTTGTGGGTATGGGATTAGATCTCTATGAAAATCACTCCCAAGCGCAAGAACTCTTCGAGCAGGCCAACGAAATTTTAGGATTTTCCATTACGGATACCATGTTTGAGGGCACTCCCGAAGATTTAAAACAGACCAAAGTGACCCAGCCTGCCATTTTTCTGCATTCTGTGGTTCTAAGCAAGGTTTTGGGCGACAGTTTTAAGTCCGATATGGTCGCAGGACATTCCTTGGGGGAATTTTCCGCCTTGGTGGCCAACGGTACCCTAAACTTTGAAGATGGCCTAAAATTGGTTTCCCAACGTGCTCTGGCCATGCAAAAAGCATGCGAAATAAAACCCAGCACCATGGCAGCTGTTTTGGGATTGGACGATGCCGTTGTGGAGAAAATCTGTGAAGAGGTGGAAGGCATTGTGGTTCCGGCCAATTACAACTGTCCCGGTCAATTGGTGATTTCGGGGGAAGTGGATGCCGTGAACATCGCCTGTGAAAAATTAAAGGAAGCCGGGGCAAGAAGAGCCTTGTTGCTCCCTGTGGGAGGGGCTTTTCATTCCCCTTTAATGGAACCCGCCCGTGAAGAACTGGCCGCGGCCATTGAGGCTACCCAATTTAGTGAGCCCAGCTGTCCCATTTATCAAAATGTGACCACCACTGCCGTTTCCAATGCGGATGAAATCAAAAAGAATCTGATTCTGCAATTAACAGCTCCCGTTAAATGGACGCAAAGTGTGCAACAGATGGTAAAAGACGGTGCCAAATCCTTTGTGGAAGTAGGCCCGGGCAAAGTGTTGCAAGGCTTGGTAAAAAAAATCAATCCAAATTCTGAAACCAGTTCTGCAGAAGTTTCCTAG
- a CDS encoding histidine kinase: MIKKAHILFLLLVISTMGHAQVGNARNEIEIEGSVKGKENFSPISGVQVSTDHGRYTRTDALGEFTIKAAIGDMLIFESPEFETVRHRIRSNEDVDVLVEGYAVSRTARKEKRSVSGTRADISDHRRFLDSANSYKKTNLEKSIDFIARSMEPLGALGNKVELSESLSTLGEVYMYHKQYDLAIANFKDALAARPSNKTRLLLGKAYILNGDFEDAESTLSPLLDIKNMVPYQRVELYEALGDAHKGLSNPKKAQDFYREGLQVAEKNQISPKVIDLNSKIAETYASENRVVEAEGFYQNSLNLSRQVAPERLIQESERVADFYNQKNRYEDEIQLRKKSLNELQQLPQSKVSTESRGFSGADTITSQRINYKIASAYIAQDKLDEAIPYLEKSIVEADQEDDLVVQKDATRKLSEVYRYKGDFSKALESYQDYVAVVDSLYIRKEQEISQAARFNREIANTQNRISSLEQERELSQSKYSLAVTEQQLFEETSKRQKWIIYSLIFGILLTALTAFLYYRTSKQQKLANNLLALKSLRTQMNPHFIFNALNSVNNYIAKNDERSANRFLSEFSVLMRSVLENSEEDFIPLSKELELLELYVKLEHSRFSDKFDYHIEVDKQVDVDAFQIPPMLLQPYIENAIWHGLRYKEEKGFLKIALQQLTPNLLEITIADNGIGRKRSAELKTQNQKKQKSKGMGNIKKRIQILNDMYKNKVEVSISNLNEDQTGTKVTLKLKRD, encoded by the coding sequence ATGATCAAAAAAGCACACATACTATTTCTTCTGTTGGTGATCTCAACAATGGGTCATGCCCAAGTGGGCAATGCCCGGAATGAAATTGAAATTGAAGGCTCCGTGAAGGGAAAGGAAAATTTCTCCCCAATTTCGGGGGTGCAGGTCTCCACAGATCATGGCAGATATACTAGAACCGATGCATTGGGCGAGTTTACCATCAAAGCTGCCATTGGGGACATGCTCATTTTTGAGAGTCCTGAGTTTGAAACCGTACGGCATCGCATCCGGTCCAATGAAGATGTAGATGTTTTGGTAGAGGGATATGCCGTTTCAAGAACAGCAAGAAAAGAGAAAAGGTCAGTTTCTGGTACTAGAGCAGATATTAGTGACCATCGGCGATTTTTGGACTCTGCCAATAGCTACAAAAAAACGAACCTGGAAAAAAGTATCGATTTTATTGCCCGGTCCATGGAGCCTTTGGGCGCATTGGGCAACAAAGTCGAACTGTCCGAATCATTGAGCACTTTGGGAGAAGTCTATATGTACCACAAACAATACGATCTGGCCATTGCCAATTTTAAGGATGCCCTTGCGGCCAGACCTTCCAACAAAACAAGGCTCTTATTGGGAAAAGCCTACATATTGAATGGGGATTTTGAAGATGCAGAGTCCACATTATCCCCTTTATTGGACATAAAAAATATGGTGCCCTACCAGCGTGTTGAACTTTATGAAGCATTGGGTGATGCCCATAAAGGCCTATCCAATCCAAAAAAAGCCCAAGATTTTTATCGGGAAGGGCTTCAAGTGGCCGAGAAGAACCAAATATCGCCCAAAGTCATCGACTTAAATTCAAAAATAGCCGAAACCTATGCCAGTGAAAATAGGGTGGTCGAGGCAGAGGGTTTTTATCAAAATAGCCTTAACCTCTCAAGACAGGTCGCGCCGGAGCGATTAATTCAGGAAAGTGAACGTGTAGCGGATTTCTACAATCAAAAGAACCGGTATGAGGATGAGATTCAATTGCGCAAAAAAAGTTTGAACGAACTCCAGCAACTGCCACAGTCCAAAGTAAGTACAGAGAGTCGTGGATTTTCAGGGGCAGATACCATTACGTCCCAGCGTATCAACTATAAGATCGCCAGTGCCTATATCGCACAGGACAAATTGGACGAAGCCATACCCTATTTGGAAAAAAGTATCGTGGAAGCTGATCAAGAGGACGATTTGGTGGTGCAAAAGGATGCCACCCGAAAACTCTCCGAAGTCTACCGCTACAAAGGGGATTTCTCCAAGGCATTGGAATCCTATCAAGATTATGTGGCTGTGGTAGACAGTCTCTATATCCGAAAAGAACAGGAAATTTCGCAGGCCGCTCGATTCAATCGAGAGATTGCCAACACCCAAAACCGGATTTCCAGTTTGGAGCAAGAACGCGAACTTTCCCAAAGCAAGTACAGTTTGGCGGTTACGGAACAGCAACTGTTCGAGGAGACCAGCAAGCGACAAAAATGGATCATTTATTCCTTGATTTTTGGAATCCTCCTCACCGCGCTGACTGCTTTTCTATACTATCGGACCAGCAAGCAGCAGAAGCTGGCCAATAATCTTCTGGCATTGAAGTCATTGCGTACCCAAATGAACCCACATTTTATCTTTAATGCGCTCAATTCGGTGAACAACTATATTGCCAAGAACGATGAGCGCAGCGCCAATCGATTTTTGAGCGAATTCTCGGTTTTGATGCGCAGTGTGTTGGAGAATTCAGAAGAAGATTTTATACCGCTCTCCAAAGAATTGGAATTGCTGGAACTGTATGTGAAATTGGAGCATTCTCGTTTTTCGGATAAGTTTGATTACCACATTGAGGTGGATAAACAGGTGGATGTGGATGCGTTTCAAATTCCACCCATGTTGCTGCAACCCTACATAGAAAATGCCATTTGGCACGGATTGCGGTACAAGGAAGAAAAAGGATTCCTGAAAATAGCCTTGCAGCAGCTTACACCAAATTTATTGGAAATTACCATTGCCGATAACGGCATTGGCAGGAAAAGGTCAGCCGAACTGAAGACCCAGAATCAGAAGAAACAAAAATCAAAAGGAATGGGAAACATCAAAAAACGTATTCAAATCCTTAATGACATGTATAAAAACAAGGTGGAGGTGTCCATTTCAAACCTAAATGAGGACCAAACCGGGACCAAAGTGACCTTAAAGCTAAAAAGAGACTAA